Within the Aspergillus luchuensis IFO 4308 DNA, chromosome 5, nearly complete sequence genome, the region CCGAAGAGAAGATACATCTATTTCCGCCTGCAAGTCGGCGGTTGTCAGGCCGTCATCTCGGACGAGTGTCAGAAAGGACGCAAATTGCAACCTAAGCAAACTTTCAATGCCGACAATCTCCTCTGGGTCAGAGGAACCCAGACTCAGCGTGGCTTCGATCTctcgaagagaaagaggacgCGAAGCACACGCAACCCAGCCCAAGATGGTATTTAGTTCTTCAGGATCGTCGCCCTTCAAATAAGCGCTTAGGCCTTCCAGGGTACGTCTCATGGCCTCATACAGACCCTTCGGCGGTCGTTGCAAGCACTCCCTCATACTGCTCGCTCGATTATGTCGCCCCAACTCTTGGGTCATTAGGTCAACCCAAAGGAACATACCCTGTGCGTTCTTCACAAGAAATTCCATGACTTCTTTGCGCAGGCTTGGAGGCGCACGAGAGATGTTCCTAGACCTCCTCATAGAATGCTCAACGTAACGagcgatatcatcatcattcttaGATCGATCTATAGAGATGGATGCGACTGACTCCTGCAAGGCATCGGCTACATCAGCGGAAAGGTGCGGTCGTCCCAGCATAACGAACTGTACCCTGGGTTTGCCTGCGCATAGGTAGACTCAAATTAGCTTCCGACGGGCAGACGGCAGGACCATTAGAAACTTACTGCCAGCTTCATCAGCTGTAAGCTCAGACAGAAACTCCAAAAGACTCTGCCTGTCGGCCTCCATGCATTCGTCCAGACCGTCTAGAACGATATAGGCATGCCGGCTacctgcatcatcttcaataAAGTAGTCCCGGAACAGCGTCATCCATGCGCTCTGAAGACTGCATATATCACCTGGTGCGCTGCAATGAGTTGCAACGTGTCCGGCATATACCGAATCATTGAGGCAGATTTGATATGCCACGTCCCGGAACGCCTGATGCAATCCTCTAGTTTGTGGGTTGTTATCCTTGAAGAAATAGTAGCCAACAGAGACTTCTGAACCTTGGTCGACGCCCTGGGGAAATCTTGTCTTCAGATTCGAGATAATGTATTCTGCGAGAAAGCTCTTCCCACAACCGGGAGGACCATGAATCCAGAGCAGGGGTTGCTCTTGCTTCAACCAAGCCTGGAATCCCACCTCTGCCTCTATCCATTCTCCAGTTCCAGACAGCCGTTTTCTTGCGAAAGTGTAATACATGTCTGAAGGGCCTACTGACGGCCGTAAAAGTGTCCTCAGGTAGTCAGAATCACCATCGGCCTTTGCACCTGACCCTATGAATGAACCTAATAGGCTACTGATGTCTCGGTGCAACTCCTGACGAAGATCATTCTGACCTTCGACGAGGCGTTGGAGATCCGCCTGAGCCTGGGCTAACCTCCCATGGTTATCTTCCAATACAAGACTAGCGCCATTAAGCACAGCAGACAGATTCTCAACAGCTAGGTTGGTCTTTTTGGTCTCACCCAGGGTCTCTGCTCCAACTAACTGGTGTTCTGTTTGGCAGAGCCTGTCCAACTTGGAAACCAGACCCTGTAGTGTTTTGTCGGAACCGAGCAAGGTATTCTTGGTAAATTGAAGGATTCGACCTCTCAATCCAGCCCGAACTATCTTAGTCGCTTGACCAAAGATCTCAAGTAAGGTAGCTAGGATATCAACAACCTTGGCTTGAAGTGCATCCGACATGCGACTACCGTCGTATATGGCGAGGCGAACAAGAAAGTCCTATATTCTCAGGAGGGTCAGACCACGCTGTCTGGCATGGTTTGTGATATGATACACATAGACTTGCCTTCAAGGTCACAAAAAGCGCCATGACTGCATCATAAGACGCCGACACATCTTTTGCAGCATCAATAAGATATGTAATGGCGCTGAAGCACACGCTACTGGCTGGAAAGGCGTTAGAGGCAATGCTTGCAGCCATAGACCCAAAGCGTTCAATTGGATTGCAGATGCATGTCAGAATCTCGAAAAGCGAGCGCTTCCTCTGTCTAAACTGGCCAAAATGACCGTTCTGACTATCCAGTCGATTGAGCAACTCTTCCACTGAAGAGGGGTGGGGTAGTGAGGGATCATCTAGTTGTTTGCCCACAGCCGCAGTATATCTCTTCAACGCCAAATCCCAGGTAACCACAAATTGGGACTGGCTTTCGATGGTAATTGTCATCTTGTTCTATGCTGCTGGCTGGTTTGGATGAAAGACAAAAGACGATGACTGCTGCAGGAAGGAGCTAGTCCGGTCTTGTTCTGGCCCCGCCGCCCAAGAGAATAAGCGATGCCATACGAGCTAACTACTTACCAAAGTAGACAGGATTAGTGAAATATAGAGAAGCCCGCACTGCACATGTGGCATACAGTAAGTATTAGGATCTATATTATATCCCGATTTCTGCAGGAGGCTCTGCATAGCGGACTGATCGTCGTAGGCTAAGCTGGAGTGCCAGCAACCTGCAGACTGCATACAGGTCAATCATGAACCCTGACCTGGTCTAGACATCAAACAGAAATGAGTATTGCCCGAAATCACTACGCTAACCAACACCTTGCTCCCGTCTATAGTCAAATGGTAGGCCTGTAAGCTATGAATTCATGATTCAGGGAGCAGCCAGGCGGGATCCggctcgtcatcttcatcgtcagaGCGGACTGCACGATGATGGTGCTCATCAGTATCCTCGAGAAACTCAGCCGGAGGCTCGGGGTTGTCAACACCAAGGGGATCTCCATGAGGGTCATAATCCTCGTAAGTGTGAATACTGTTCGAGGTTCCTTTCTCGGCAGACGGGGAAATGTCTGTTTCAGTCACATTGAAGACATTCATTAGCAGTTGCCGTGCTTCTCGCAACGCTTGCAGCTCCGCAGAGATGCAACAAACCAGCAGTTTCCAGTCTTTATTCTCTGCGACCTCTAGATGATTTTCTACGCGCTCTGTGGTATGCGTCAGGTCATCCAATACTGCCCGAGCGAGGTCCTCTTCGGACTTGCTACCAGAAGGGCCATCGTGGTTCAGTAGTTGCGATTGAGATTGGATAGAAAGACGCATTGCTGACTTGAGTCGCTTCTCAAAACCAGAAACCTCTCCGATCACTTGCTTCCAGACCCCACCTCCAGCTTCGAGGGCCTCGATCTCAGCATCCACTTCCCGTTGCCTTTCACGCAGATCTGATTGTTCCTTTTGCCAGTGTTCCTCTGCCATCTCGAGGGTTCGCCGCTTAGGGTTCAAGGAATAGAAACTTGCGTCTTTGGAGCTGCTATCTTGAGGTTTCACGGGCGGATTCTGAAGGTACTTTCGAATATTCGAGTCTAGGAGCGACATGGAGGCTCTGTAAGAAGAAAGTTTCGATTCAATAGAGTTTTCCATTTGGGACAATTCGCGAAGGATGTGTTGATGTCTTGCTTTCATCTGGGACAGCCTAGTCTCCAACTCATGTATATCATCCTCAAGCTTGCGACTCTCCTGGCGCAAGGCTACGGTGTGCTGGCTTTCCCGGTTATCCTGAATTGTTGAGATGGCTTTTTCTAGCCCAGCGCGATTGGTATTAAAGCCATTGATATCTGCCAACGCCTGTGTCCTTTCATCAATCCGGAATGTTAGTATCTCTCGCTCCTCCTCGCGAAGCCTCAAGAGGTCGTATATAGATCTGAATATCCCCTTTCGGGCAGCAGACAACCCGATCTTCTCCGGAGCCGGTTGACGTATGGGTATAGTTGGGGGACGCTGCGAACTGCTTGTCTCCGAGGTAGGTGTATAAGTTCCATCAGAGATAGCGCCATTCTGCTGGGGACCGTTAAGACTGGCCAGAAGTCCTTCACTCTGGGCATCGATTAGAATCTGTAAATTACGTTGAATATGTCTGGCCTCGCGGTCAATGTAAACGATAGGGTCCtggtgaagagaagaggtcCCGATAGGCAGGGCCGGCAGGTGTTTGTCTCCAGCTTGTGGAAGAATCGACGACATTTTGAAGGAACTTGATCGCGGAAAACAGAGAACTACCGATGCATGAGAATCCTCTCCTAATAAATCCttaaaacaaaacaaaagcGACAACCCGGAACCCAAGTGATGGTGAAGTGGCTGACTAGATCACGAGTGTTTGTGCAACTGCCCTGTCCGGTCTCATGCCATCATAGGTCACGTGCCATCTCTAGGGGTTTCTGCAGGAACCACGGGAACCTTTCGACAGCTTCCATTGACGTGTGTCTCGCTGCTCTGGAGGAAGCTTCCTGATCACTCCGAGctcatctcttccatcatctgtTATTTTGTTGCCTTACCTTTTTCATCGCCCGTTTTCTGTACATTTCGTTCTTCGAGGTGCTTAGATCTTCAATAAACACCCCACCCACTCACCCACGACTTACCCTCAATCTCACAGCTCCGTCGAAGCTGTCGCCTCACTCCCCTCGCGACAGCACTCCCGTCCTCCCACAGCGATGGTTGGACTCGCTTCGGCCGCTGGCCTCGTCGGCTTTCTCTCTGAGCCGGATCCTGAGTTGAGAGTCTTTGCTCTGAAGACACTGGACTCACAAATCGACCTGCTCTGGACGGAAGTCGTGGATGCTGTTCCTCAAATGTTCGTACTAGCTCTTGTCTCATCATCTGCCTCATACCTTCATCATAAATACCCCATCCTGTTCACCGACTACAGGCTCCATCGATGCTGACCTTTTGCGATTCAGAGAAGCTCTTTACGAAGATGAATCGTTCCCCGAGCGCGAGCTCGCCGCCCTGGTCGCCGCAAAGGTGTACTACCACCTTCAAGAATACAATGAGAGTATGGTATTTGCTTTGGGAGCTGGGAAGCTCTTCCAGTTGGATAGCGGTGGCGAGTTTGAGGAAACCATTATCGGTAAGATTGACCGTCCTCTAAGCGTCTGCTCACTGAGAGCGTCCTCTTACTGGTATATACAGCAAAATGCGTCGATACCTTCGTCTCTCTCTCGGCGGCACAGCGGCCCGTCGCGGGTGACCAGCAAGCCAACCTGAACACCTCTTTCCCCACCTCCGGCGAAGGCGCCACGAGTACCTCTGCCAGTTTGACATCCCCGATCACACCCTTCTCGCAATCAGCCTTGCCATCCAAGTCGCTCTTGTCTAGGCAAGAGGTGCCCGGAGTGGATGCTGCTTACCCAGGGGGTGAAGATGCGGGCGTGAAGCACGCCGAAGAGACCCCTCTAGTCCTGAAGCGTGGTGTGCAGGGCCACCTTCAGACCGTTATCGATCGTCTATTCGAGCAGTGCTTCGTCCAGAAGCGCTACCGTCAAGTCATTGGAATCGCTATTGAAGCCAAGAACCTAGATGTGCTTAGAAAGACGATTCTCCGAGCcagcgaggatgagaagaaacAGAACGGGGAGTCGCGACGCAGTGAAGAACTCATGGAGTACGTGCTCGATATCTGCATGGGAATCGTGCAGGAACGCGGTTTCCGCAACGAGGTATATTCTCCATTATGATCAAGGCAAAACACCCAGAGCTAACCCTTGCTTTGAAGATCCTCAAACTTATCCTCGAACTCCTCAACGAGATCCCGGCCCCCGATTACTTTTCCATTGCCAAGTGTGTTGTATATCTCAACGAACATTCCATGGCCTCGGTCATCCTCCGTCAACTAGTTGAGAAGGGGGacgctcgctcgctcgctgTCGCCTACCAGATCTCTTTCGACCTCTACGATAACAGTACGCAAGAATTCCTGCAGAAGGTTCGGCAGGAGATTTCGGAGCTCGTGCCGGAGAAAGATGAGTCCGAACAGGAGGCAGCAGGGGAGGACCAAGAAGAGTCGAAGGAGTCCGATCCTCTGCTGGACAGCCAGTCTAGGTCTATTGGGGACTCGCACGCGAAGATCTCACCCGAAGCACGCACGGCCTTCAAGAGCATTCGTGACATTCTCGATGGCGTCAAGACCAACCAGTTGAACGTGGAATTCTTATTCCGCAACAACAAGGCCGATATCGCCATTATGAACAAACTCCGCGATAGCCTGGAAGCTCGTAACTCTATCTTCCACTCTGCAGTCTCCCTCTCGAATGGTTTCATGCATGCCGGCACAGCGCACGACAAGTTCTTCCGGGATAACCTCGACTGGTTGAGCAAAGCTGTCAATTGGTCCAAGTTTACGGCTACGGCTGCTCTTGGTGTCATCCACAGGGGTAACTTGAGTCAGGGTCAGAAGCTCTTGCAACCTTACCTGCCTAAGGAAcgctccatcaccaatgTGGCAGCAGGAGGACACAGCGGAGCCAGCTCGATTTACAGTCAGGGAGGATCTCTGTATGCTTATGGTTTGATCTTCGCCAACCATGGTGGCATGGCTGTTCCTGTCATTCGGGATTACTTCAAGAAGGCTACAGATGAGGTCATCCAGCACGGTGGAGCTCTGGGTCTTGGTGTTGCAGGCATGGCTAGTGGCGATGAGGGGCTTTATGAGGATCTTCGCAACGTGCTATACACCGACTCGGCGATCAATGGTGAGGCCGTCGGTCTCGCCATGGGTCTTATCATGTTGGGTACAGGTAACATGAAGGTCCTCGAGGATATGATTCAGTATGCCCATGACACTCAACACGAGAAGATTGTTCGGGGTTTGGCCATGGGCATGGCCCTGATCATGTACGGTCGCCAGGAAGCTGCTGATGAGTTGATCAACGGCCTTCTCGGCGACCCTGACCCTGCTCTCCGCTACGGTGGTATCATGACTATCGCCCTTGCCTActgtggcagcagcagcaacaaggcTGTGCGTAAGCTCCTTCATGTTGCTGTCAGCGATGTGAACGACGATGTTCGGCGAATTGCTGTTCTGAGCTTGGGATTCATTCTGTTCAGGAAGCACCAGAGTGTGCCTCGTATGGTTGAGCTTCTGTCTGAGTCCTACAACCCTCATGTTCGTTATGGTGCGGCAATGGCACTGGGTATCTCTTGCGCCGGAACCGGTCTGGATGAGGCCATTGACCTGCTCGAGCCGATGCTCAAGGATTCAACCGACTTCGTGAGACAGGGAGCGCTGATCTCGTTGGCCATGGTCCTCGTGCAACAGAACGAAGCCATGAACCCCCGTGTCAGCTCGCTCCGCAAGgtcatgatgaagatgatcggCGATAGACACGAGGATGCGATGGCTAAGTTCGGCTGCGCTGTTGCCCTGGGTATCATCGATGCCGGTGGTCGCAATTGCACCATCAGCCTCCAAACGCAAACTGGCAACCTGAACATGCCCGGTATCGTTGGTGCTGCCGTCTTCGTCCAGTACTGGTACTGGTTCCCTCTCACCCACTTCCTGTCCCTTAGTTTCGCCCCAACCTCCGTCATTGGTGTCGACCAGAAGCTCGAGGTGCCCTACTTCAAATTCCACAGCAACACGCGACCCAGCCTCTTCGACTACCCCCCAGAGCAGCAAGTAAAGGCCGAAGAGGCGCCCGAGAAGGTCAAGACAGCGGTCCTCTCGACCACCGCCCAGGCCAAGCGCCGTGCACAGCGTCGGGAGAAGCAGCAAAGGCGCGAAAGCATGGACATCGATCAGACCCCTACGACTCCCAAGGTGTCGGACCAGGTGCCTGACAAGATGGATACGGACGAGACAGCAGTGaagacggaagaagagaacaaggACGGTGAGAAGGATGCTGGCGagggacagaagaagaaggttgagCGGGAGAAGGTCGGATATGAGCTTGAAAACATGTCTCGAGTCCTTCCCGCGCAGCTCAAGTACCTCACATTCCCTGATCCCCGGTATGAGCCGGTCAAGCGGGTACGTTGCCCTTCCTATGTTCTGTGTTCTATTGCGATCAATACCTTGCTAACTTCAACGCAGCCTACCGGTGGAGTTGTGGTCGTACTTGACAAGACCCCCGAGGAGCCTCGCGAGACTATTGAGATGACGGCAAGCAAGGAAACCAGCAGGGAGGCTAGACAGCCTGCACCTGCCGCGGATGTCGCGGAGTCCCTTCAGGACCGACTACAGGCCACCATGGGAGCCGCTGGCCTGCAGACACCTCAACGTGGAGCCGGGCGCTTCCCCTTCGGTGCGGATCTGGGCCCGTTTGCgggtgctgccgctgctgccggcGTACTGACGGCtgtggatgaggacgaggaaggcgGCGAGGAGGCGCCGGTGCCGAATGAGTTTGAGTATGAATCCGAGCCGGAAGACGAGTAGAGTAGTCCATGAGATCTACGAACCTGCTCGTTGTAATACTAGGATAATTATGGATTGATGTCTTATTCTATCTCTGAAAGCGGCACTAGCTGCGTAACGTTTTGAAGCATTTACTTTTACATATGTCTGTTGTTCGTTGATATAAAAGCTTCGGAATAGAAGTGAGGAGTGCCATTCATCAACTCTCTCGGCTGTGTGCATGCAGTTTCAAGGCCTTGAATTTCCCGAGTGGATTGTTCGATTCTTTTGAGTTGCGTAAATAGTAGCTCATGTTACACATGAAGCCAAACCTACAGCGGGCATATAAGTATCCTAGTATGACACTTTATATAGTGCAGAATTTGTACTTAGTGACACCAACTCCAAGAACACAACGCGGAGTTCGGAACCTTTGCCAGGTCCAGCTGAGGTACTATTGAAGATACCCGACAAATCACTCCCTcaataaataataacaatCACCATTAATTTAATCATGTGGAGACCAAATCTAAGCAACAGCATACTGTAGTATCCAGCGgaccctcccacccccatcatcatcccgcaTGTCAGATCCATTCATCCAGACGTGTGCCCCATGAATCCCCAGCTGATCCCAAACTCCTGATTACGATACATAACTTCTTCACATGCTTATCCTGCCTGACTCCCGGCAGCCGAAACatgcagccagccagccagccagccagccccaTGACATAAAAAACACACCCTGAAAGACTAACTACTAACCACTAGTTATCACTcgggcagcagcaggggcgGCAGCCTCGGCACTTACTGCATTCGGTCAATGCAGGTGCACGTGCCAGAGTTGTCCGAGGTGTCTGATGGGCCAATGAGAAGCGGTGTAATGGGGGAACATCATCCGGAGTGGCCGAGGCGGGAGTTGGCCCACGTGAGTTCAGGTTGTTGTGCccagttttcttttttgctgcTTAATGAGGTAATGATGTATGCTTGAGGTGTGTTTCCGGTGGTTGGATGGAGTTGGTACGGGAGCATGTGAAAATAGGATTATTCATTCCAAGTCAGTCATTTTTCTTTGAATTGAATACACtcattatctatctatacgGAGTGTATGTATATTCTGG harbors:
- the RPN2 gene encoding proteasome regulatory particle base subunit RPN2 (BUSCO:EOG09260NJW;~COG:O;~EggNog:ENOG410PGI2;~InterPro:IPR002015,IPR016024,IPR011989,IPR016642, IPR040623,IPR004155,IPR035266;~PFAM:PF13646,PF01851,PF18004;~go_component: GO:0000502 - proteasome complex [Evidence IEA];~go_function: GO:0030234 - enzyme regulator activity [Evidence IEA];~go_process: GO:0042176 - regulation of protein catabolic process [Evidence IEA]), whose translation is MVGLASAAGLVGFLSEPDPELRVFALKTLDSQIDLLWTEVVDAVPQIEALYEDESFPERELAALVAAKVYYHLQEYNESMVFALGAGKLFQLDSGGEFEETIIAKCVDTFVSLSAAQRPVAGDQQANLNTSFPTSGEGATSTSASLTSPITPFSQSALPSKSLLSRQEVPGVDAAYPGGEDAGVKHAEETPLVLKRGVQGHLQTVIDRLFEQCFVQKRYRQVIGIAIEAKNLDVLRKTILRASEDEKKQNGESRRSEELMEYVLDICMGIVQERGFRNEILKLILELLNEIPAPDYFSIAKCVVYLNEHSMASVILRQLVEKGDARSLAVAYQISFDLYDNSTQEFLQKVRQEISELVPEKDESEQEAAGEDQEESKESDPLLDSQSRSIGDSHAKISPEARTAFKSIRDILDGVKTNQLNVEFLFRNNKADIAIMNKLRDSLEARNSIFHSAVSLSNGFMHAGTAHDKFFRDNLDWLSKAVNWSKFTATAALGVIHRGNLSQGQKLLQPYLPKERSITNVAAGGHSGASSIYSQGGSLYAYGLIFANHGGMAVPVIRDYFKKATDEVIQHGGALGLGVAGMASGDEGLYEDLRNVLYTDSAINGEAVGLAMGLIMLGTGNMKVLEDMIQYAHDTQHEKIVRGLAMGMALIMYGRQEAADELINGLLGDPDPALRYGGIMTIALAYCGSSSNKAVRKLLHVAVSDVNDDVRRIAVLSLGFILFRKHQSVPRMVELLSESYNPHVRYGAAMALGISCAGTGLDEAIDLLEPMLKDSTDFVRQGALISLAMVLVQQNEAMNPRVSSLRKVMMKMIGDRHEDAMAKFGCAVALGIIDAGGRNCTISLQTQTGNLNMPGIVGAAVFVQYWYWFPLTHFLSLSFAPTSVIGVDQKLEVPYFKFHSNTRPSLFDYPPEQQVKAEEAPEKVKTAVLSTTAQAKRRAQRREKQQRRESMDIDQTPTTPKVSDQVPDKMDTDETAVKTEEENKDGEKDAGEGQKKKVEREKVGYELENMSRVLPAQLKYLTFPDPRYEPVKRPTGGVVVVLDKTPEEPRETIEMTASKETSREARQPAPAADVAESLQDRLQATMGAAGLQTPQRGAGRFPFGADLGPFAGAAAAAGVLTAVDEDEEGGEEAPVPNEFEYESEPEDE
- a CDS encoding uncharacterized protein (COG:S;~EggNog:ENOG410PP1U); its protein translation is MSSILPQAGDKHLPALPIGTSSLHQDPIVYIDREARHIQRNLQILIDAQSEGLLASLNGPQQNGAISDGTYTPTSETSSSQRPPTIPIRQPAPEKIGLSAARKGIFRSIYDLLRLREEEREILTFRIDERTQALADINGFNTNRAGLEKAISTIQDNRESQHTVALRQESRKLEDDIHELETRLSQMKARHQHILRELSQMENSIESKLSSYRASMSLLDSNIRKYLQNPPVKPQDSSSKDASFYSLNPKRRTLEMAEEHWQKEQSDLRERQREVDAEIEALEAGGGVWKQVIGEVSGFEKRLKSAMRLSIQSQSQLLNHDGPSGSKSEEDLARAVLDDLTHTTERVENHLEVAENKDWKLLVCCISAELQALREARQLLMNVFNVTETDISPSAEKGTSNSIHTYEDYDPHGDPLGVDNPEPPAEFLEDTDEHHHRAVRSDDEDDEPDPAWLLPES